In Bacillus kexueae, a single genomic region encodes these proteins:
- a CDS encoding NCS2 family permease, which yields MKKYFQFDELGTSYRREFLGGLTTFLSMAYILFVNPFTLSLGAIPDLPQEMRMDQGAVFTATALAAAIGTLIMGLLAKYPIALAPGMGLNAFFAFTVILTFNIPWQTALAGVFVSGIIFIILTLTGVRERVINAIPVDLKFAVGAGIGLFITFIGFQSAGIIVNNDAVLVGLGDLTNPNTLLAIFGIIVTVILMVRGVNGGVFYGMVLTAIVGMIFGLIEPPKQIVGEIPSIAPTFGAAFDHLDQVFTIQMLVVILTFLFVDFFDTAGTLVAVANQAGLLKDNRLPRANKALLSDSVATVVGAVLGTSTTTSYIESSAGVAAGARTGFASIVTAGFFLIALFFSPLLGVITAPVTAPALIIVGVLMVSALGNISWNKFEIAVPAFLTIIAMPLTYSIATGIAIGFIFYPITMLVKGRGKEIHPVMYGLFVIFILYFMFLVE from the coding sequence ATGAAAAAATACTTTCAGTTTGATGAACTAGGAACATCTTATCGTCGCGAGTTCCTGGGAGGATTAACAACATTCCTTTCAATGGCATATATCTTATTTGTAAATCCGTTTACGTTGTCTTTAGGTGCTATTCCGGATTTACCACAAGAGATGCGTATGGATCAAGGTGCGGTCTTTACAGCTACTGCGTTAGCGGCTGCGATTGGTACGCTCATCATGGGGTTACTTGCTAAATATCCGATTGCATTGGCTCCTGGAATGGGATTAAATGCATTTTTTGCTTTCACTGTTATTTTAACGTTTAATATTCCGTGGCAAACGGCTCTAGCTGGAGTATTTGTTTCAGGTATTATTTTTATTATTTTAACGCTGACTGGCGTCCGAGAAAGAGTCATTAATGCTATCCCAGTTGATTTGAAATTCGCAGTCGGTGCTGGAATTGGATTGTTTATCACATTTATTGGATTCCAAAGTGCCGGAATTATCGTCAATAACGACGCAGTATTAGTTGGACTTGGTGACTTAACAAACCCGAATACGCTTCTTGCGATTTTTGGAATTATCGTTACAGTTATTTTAATGGTTCGTGGAGTAAATGGTGGCGTATTTTATGGAATGGTTCTAACTGCAATTGTCGGAATGATTTTTGGCTTAATTGAACCTCCGAAACAAATTGTAGGAGAAATCCCAAGTATAGCTCCTACATTCGGTGCAGCATTTGACCATTTAGATCAAGTTTTCACGATTCAAATGCTAGTAGTTATTCTTACGTTTTTATTTGTAGATTTCTTTGATACGGCTGGAACTCTAGTTGCGGTAGCGAATCAAGCAGGTTTATTAAAAGATAATCGTCTACCTCGTGCAAATAAGGCACTTCTTTCTGACTCAGTTGCGACAGTAGTAGGGGCAGTGCTAGGAACTTCTACAACAACATCTTATATTGAATCTTCTGCAGGTGTTGCAGCAGGTGCACGAACTGGATTTGCTTCAATTGTCACGGCGGGCTTTTTCCTTATAGCTCTATTCTTCTCTCCGTTACTTGGAGTGATAACAGCTCCAGTAACAGCTCCAGCACTCATCATTGTTGGGGTGCTAATGGTATCTGCTTTAGGGAATATTTCGTGGAATAAGTTCGAAATTGCCGTTCCTGCATTCTTAACAATCATTGCAATGCCATTAACGTATAGTATCGCGACAGGAATTGCGATTGGATTCATTTTCTATCCAATTACCATGTTAGTAAAAGGAAGAGGAAAAGAGATTCATCCAGTAATGTACGGCTTGTTCGTAATCTTCATCCTTTACTTTATGTTCTTAGTAGAATAG
- the guaA gene encoding glutamine-hydrolyzing GMP synthase, protein MILVLDFGSQYNQLITRRIREFGVYSELHPHTLTIEEIKAMNPKGIILSGGPNSVYDEKSFRCDEGIFELGIPVLGICYGMQLTTHMLGGKVEAAKHREYGKATINVKEQSPLFAKLPEEQVVWMSHGDLVSAIPEGFKVDATSPSCPYAAISNSDRQIYGVQFHPEVRHSEYGNDLLKNFVFEICGCSESWSMENFIEMEIEKIRETVGDKKVLCALSGGVDSSVVAVLIHKAIGDQLTCMFVDHGLLRKGEAESVMKTFSEGFNMNVVKIDARERFLSKLEGVSDPEQKRKIIGNEFIYVFDEESAKLEGIDFLAQGTLYTDIIESGTATAQTIKSHHNVGGLPEDMKFKLIEPLNTLFKDEVRALGTELGIPDEIVWRQPFPGPGLGIRVIGEITEEKLEIVRESDAILREEIKKAGLDRDIWQYFTVLPGFRSVGVMGDARTYDYTIGIRAVTSIDGMTSDWARIPWDVLEVISTRIVNEVPHVNRVVYDVTSKPPATIEWE, encoded by the coding sequence ATGATTTTAGTATTGGATTTTGGTAGTCAGTATAATCAATTAATTACGAGACGTATTCGTGAGTTTGGCGTCTACAGTGAGCTTCATCCTCATACGTTAACAATCGAGGAAATTAAAGCAATGAACCCGAAAGGAATCATTCTTTCTGGAGGCCCAAATAGTGTATATGATGAAAAATCGTTCCGTTGCGATGAAGGGATTTTTGAATTAGGTATCCCTGTTTTAGGTATTTGCTACGGAATGCAATTAACGACTCATATGCTTGGTGGAAAAGTAGAAGCTGCTAAGCATCGTGAATACGGAAAAGCGACTATTAATGTAAAAGAACAATCTCCATTATTTGCGAAGTTACCTGAAGAACAAGTCGTTTGGATGAGCCATGGTGATCTTGTTTCTGCGATTCCAGAGGGTTTTAAAGTGGATGCTACAAGTCCATCTTGCCCATATGCTGCCATTAGCAATTCTGACCGTCAAATTTACGGTGTGCAATTCCACCCGGAAGTTCGTCATTCAGAGTATGGAAACGACTTACTGAAAAACTTTGTCTTTGAAATTTGTGGTTGCTCTGAATCTTGGTCAATGGAAAACTTTATTGAGATGGAAATTGAAAAAATTCGTGAGACAGTAGGAGACAAAAAGGTTCTTTGTGCTCTAAGTGGTGGAGTAGATTCATCAGTAGTAGCTGTCCTTATCCATAAAGCGATTGGCGATCAGTTAACTTGTATGTTCGTTGATCATGGTCTTTTACGTAAAGGTGAAGCAGAGAGTGTTATGAAAACATTCAGTGAAGGCTTTAATATGAATGTTGTCAAAATTGATGCACGTGAGCGCTTTTTATCTAAGTTAGAAGGTGTTTCAGACCCTGAACAGAAACGCAAGATCATTGGAAACGAGTTTATTTATGTATTTGATGAGGAATCGGCAAAGCTTGAAGGGATTGACTTCCTAGCACAAGGAACTTTATACACAGATATTATCGAAAGTGGAACGGCAACAGCTCAAACAATTAAATCTCACCATAATGTAGGTGGATTACCGGAAGATATGAAATTCAAGTTAATTGAGCCACTTAATACGTTATTCAAAGACGAAGTGCGTGCTCTTGGAACTGAATTAGGAATTCCTGATGAAATTGTATGGAGACAACCTTTCCCAGGACCTGGTCTAGGGATTCGTGTAATCGGTGAAATTACTGAGGAAAAGCTGGAAATCGTCCGTGAATCAGATGCTATTCTTCGTGAAGAAATTAAAAAAGCAGGTCTAGATCGTGATATTTGGCAATACTTTACGGTACTTCCTGGCTTCCGTAGTGTAGGGGTTATGGGAGATGCTCGTACGTATGACTATACGATTGGTATCCGTGCCGTTACATCCATTGATGGAATGACATCTGATTGGGCGAGAATTCCTTGGGATGTATTAGAAGTCATCTCCACACGTATTGTCAATGAAGTTCCTCATGTCAATCGTGTTGTTTACGATGTGACTAGTAAGCCTCCTGCGACGATTGAATGGGAGTAA